A window of the Cannabis sativa cultivar Pink pepper isolate KNU-18-1 chromosome X, ASM2916894v1, whole genome shotgun sequence genome harbors these coding sequences:
- the LOC133032177 gene encoding uncharacterized protein LOC133032177, whose amino-acid sequence MAQGTFTKLTPVAEMKMKGNYKTALKLKVRASNEHIFEVYKVKRSWVVNLEQKTCTCNRFQIDEMPCAHALAMMKEMYLDPQNYCSDYYSTKNWLETYEATVYPVGNQSSWDIAQEVKDIEILPPLERVKVGRPKKKRTRPSWETRTQIKCTKCGRKGHNRRTCNNPSIN is encoded by the exons ATGGCACAAGGAACATTCACAAAATTGACTCCAGTTGCAGAGATGAAGATGAAGGGCAACTACAAAACTGCTTTGAAATTAAAG GTTAGAGCATCAAATGAACACATATTTGAAGTGTACAAAGTAAAAAGATCATGGGTTGTGAATCTAGAACAAAAAACATGCACATGCAACAGGTTTCAAATAGATGAAATGCCATGTGCGCATGCCTTAGCAATGATGAAAGAGATGTATCTTGACCCACAAAATTACTGTTCAGATTACTACAGCACAAAGAACTGGCTGGAAACCTATGAAGCAACTGTATATCCAGTAGGAAATCAAAGCAGTTGGGACATTGCACAAGAAGTCAAGGATATTGAAATATTGCCACCACTTGAAAGGGTGAAAGTGGGAAGaccaaagaagaaaagaacaaGACCTAGTTGGGAGACACGGACACAAATCAAATGCACCAAATGTGGAAGAAAAGGACACAACAGGAGGACATGCAACAACCCAAGTATAAACTGA